Proteins found in one Mangifera indica cultivar Alphonso chromosome 15, CATAS_Mindica_2.1, whole genome shotgun sequence genomic segment:
- the LOC123198034 gene encoding isoprenylcysteine alpha-carbonyl methylesterase ICME-like isoform X1: protein MNPIERWVPYLCLAARLSTGVKPCFQEFGMVRAVGLVVVPTTRGAVDRPENSRQVARILSPAILATLLLRLILSLALASLFSDISGYRWMNRLFALACYAMLLLPGFLQVGYYYFFSSQVRRSIVYGDQPRNRLDLFLPTNNAEQVPVVVFVTGGAWIIGYKAWGSLLGRQLAERNIIVACIDYRNFPQGTISDMVNDVSEGISFVCNNIADYGGDPKRIYLMGQSAGAHISSCAVLEQTIKESRGESTSWSVSQLKAYFGLSGGYNLFNLVDHFHNRGLYRSIFLSIMEGEESFEQFSPEVRIKDPCIRDAVSFLPPIILFHGTSDYSIPSDASKTFVDALRAVGAKAELILYEGKTHTDLFLQDPLRGGKDDLFDHIVSVIHADDKEALANDAMAPPRKRLVPEILLRMAGHISPF, encoded by the exons ATGAACCCAATCGAACGGTGGGTCCCCTATCTCTGTTTAGCCGCACGTTTGTCAACTGG AGTAAAACCATGCTTTCAAGAATTTGGGATGGTACGAGCAGTGGGGTTGGTGGTAGTACCAACCACCAGAGGCGCCGTCGACAGGCCGGAAAACAGCCGCCAAGTCGCCAGAATTCTTTCACCCGCGATATTGGCCACGCTGCTTCTGAGACTTATCTTATCACTAGCCTTAGCTTCACTCTTCTCCGATATCTCGG GTTACCGGTGGATGAATAGATTGTTTGCCCTTGCTTGTTATGCTATGCTACTTTTGCCCGGTTTTCTCCAAG TGggatattattatttcttttcaagTCAAGTCCGGCGGAGTATTGTTTATGGAGATCAACCAAGAAATAg ATTGGACCTATTTTTACCAACAAATAACGCTGAACAAGTACCAGTTGTGGTGTTTGTAACTGGAGGAGCATGGATCATTGG CTACAAAGCTTGGGGTTCGCTACTGGGAAGGCAGTTGGCTGAAAGAAATATCATAGTTGCATGCATTGATTACAG AAATTTTCCCCAGGGAACTATTAGTGACATGGTGAACGATGTTTCTGAGGGGATCTCATTTGTCTGCAACAACATTGCTGATTATGGAGGTGATCCTAAGAG GATTTATCTAATGGGGCAATCAGCTGGTGCACATATATCTTCTTGTGCTGTTTTGGAACAAACAATCAAAGAATCTAGGGGAGAGAGCACCTCATGGAGTGTTTCCCAGTTAAAAGCTTATTTTGGTTTATCTGGAGG gtacaatttatttaatttagtggATCACTTCCACAATCGCGGCCTCTATCGTTCCATCTTTTTAAG CATCATGGAAGGAGAAGAATCCTTTGAACAATTTTCGCCTGAAGTTAGAATAAAGGATCCGTGCATTAGAGATGCTGTTTCTTTCTTGCCTCCTATTATACTTTTTCATGGAACCTCGGATTACTCTATACCATCAGATGCCAG CAAAACTTTTGTGGATGCTCTTCGCGCGGTGGGTGCCAAAGCTGAGCTAATTTTATACGAAGGGAAAACTCATACAGATTTGTTTCTGCAA GATCCTCTTAGAGGCGGTAAGGATGATCTATTCGACCATATTGTTTCTGTGATACATGCTGATGATAAGGAAGCTCTTGCCAATGATGCTATGGCACCACCAAGAAAACGTCTTGTCCCTGAAATTTTGTTAAGAATGGCCGGCCATATCAGCCCCTTTTAG
- the LOC123198034 gene encoding isoprenylcysteine alpha-carbonyl methylesterase ICME-like isoform X3 has protein sequence MNPIERVKPCFQEFGMVRAVGLVVVPTTRGAVDRPENSRQVARILSPAILATLLLRLILSLALASLFSDISGYRWMNRLFALACYAMLLLPGFLQVGYYYFFSSQVRRSIVYGDQPRNRLDLFLPTNNAEQVPVVVFVTGGAWIIGYKAWGSLLGRQLAERNIIVACIDYRNFPQGTISDMVNDVSEGISFVCNNIADYGGDPKRIYLMGQSAGAHISSCAVLEQTIKESRGESTSWSVSQLKAYFGLSGGYNLFNLVDHFHNRGLYRSIFLSIMEGEESFEQFSPEVRIKDPCIRDAVSFLPPIILFHGTSDYSIPSDASKTFVDALRAVGAKAELILYEGKTHTDLFLQDPLRGGKDDLFDHIVSVIHADDKEALANDAMAPPRKRLVPEILLRMAGHISPF, from the exons ATGAACCCAATCGAACG AGTAAAACCATGCTTTCAAGAATTTGGGATGGTACGAGCAGTGGGGTTGGTGGTAGTACCAACCACCAGAGGCGCCGTCGACAGGCCGGAAAACAGCCGCCAAGTCGCCAGAATTCTTTCACCCGCGATATTGGCCACGCTGCTTCTGAGACTTATCTTATCACTAGCCTTAGCTTCACTCTTCTCCGATATCTCGG GTTACCGGTGGATGAATAGATTGTTTGCCCTTGCTTGTTATGCTATGCTACTTTTGCCCGGTTTTCTCCAAG TGggatattattatttcttttcaagTCAAGTCCGGCGGAGTATTGTTTATGGAGATCAACCAAGAAATAg ATTGGACCTATTTTTACCAACAAATAACGCTGAACAAGTACCAGTTGTGGTGTTTGTAACTGGAGGAGCATGGATCATTGG CTACAAAGCTTGGGGTTCGCTACTGGGAAGGCAGTTGGCTGAAAGAAATATCATAGTTGCATGCATTGATTACAG AAATTTTCCCCAGGGAACTATTAGTGACATGGTGAACGATGTTTCTGAGGGGATCTCATTTGTCTGCAACAACATTGCTGATTATGGAGGTGATCCTAAGAG GATTTATCTAATGGGGCAATCAGCTGGTGCACATATATCTTCTTGTGCTGTTTTGGAACAAACAATCAAAGAATCTAGGGGAGAGAGCACCTCATGGAGTGTTTCCCAGTTAAAAGCTTATTTTGGTTTATCTGGAGG gtacaatttatttaatttagtggATCACTTCCACAATCGCGGCCTCTATCGTTCCATCTTTTTAAG CATCATGGAAGGAGAAGAATCCTTTGAACAATTTTCGCCTGAAGTTAGAATAAAGGATCCGTGCATTAGAGATGCTGTTTCTTTCTTGCCTCCTATTATACTTTTTCATGGAACCTCGGATTACTCTATACCATCAGATGCCAG CAAAACTTTTGTGGATGCTCTTCGCGCGGTGGGTGCCAAAGCTGAGCTAATTTTATACGAAGGGAAAACTCATACAGATTTGTTTCTGCAA GATCCTCTTAGAGGCGGTAAGGATGATCTATTCGACCATATTGTTTCTGTGATACATGCTGATGATAAGGAAGCTCTTGCCAATGATGCTATGGCACCACCAAGAAAACGTCTTGTCCCTGAAATTTTGTTAAGAATGGCCGGCCATATCAGCCCCTTTTAG
- the LOC123198034 gene encoding isoprenylcysteine alpha-carbonyl methylesterase ICME-like isoform X2, whose amino-acid sequence MYIMNGINGMQSKTMLSRIWDGTSSGVGGSTNHQRRRRQAGKQPPSRQNSFTRDIGHAASETYLITSLSFTLLRYLGIGYRWMNRLFALACYAMLLLPGFLQVGYYYFFSSQVRRSIVYGDQPRNRLDLFLPTNNAEQVPVVVFVTGGAWIIGYKAWGSLLGRQLAERNIIVACIDYRNFPQGTISDMVNDVSEGISFVCNNIADYGGDPKRIYLMGQSAGAHISSCAVLEQTIKESRGESTSWSVSQLKAYFGLSGGYNLFNLVDHFHNRGLYRSIFLSIMEGEESFEQFSPEVRIKDPCIRDAVSFLPPIILFHGTSDYSIPSDASKTFVDALRAVGAKAELILYEGKTHTDLFLQDPLRGGKDDLFDHIVSVIHADDKEALANDAMAPPRKRLVPEILLRMAGHISPF is encoded by the exons ATGTATATAATGAATGGGATAAATGGTATGCAGAGTAAAACCATGCTTTCAAGAATTTGGGATGGTACGAGCAGTGGGGTTGGTGGTAGTACCAACCACCAGAGGCGCCGTCGACAGGCCGGAAAACAGCCGCCAAGTCGCCAGAATTCTTTCACCCGCGATATTGGCCACGCTGCTTCTGAGACTTATCTTATCACTAGCCTTAGCTTCACTCTTCTCCGATATCTCGG GATAGGTTACCGGTGGATGAATAGATTGTTTGCCCTTGCTTGTTATGCTATGCTACTTTTGCCCGGTTTTCTCCAAG TGggatattattatttcttttcaagTCAAGTCCGGCGGAGTATTGTTTATGGAGATCAACCAAGAAATAg ATTGGACCTATTTTTACCAACAAATAACGCTGAACAAGTACCAGTTGTGGTGTTTGTAACTGGAGGAGCATGGATCATTGG CTACAAAGCTTGGGGTTCGCTACTGGGAAGGCAGTTGGCTGAAAGAAATATCATAGTTGCATGCATTGATTACAG AAATTTTCCCCAGGGAACTATTAGTGACATGGTGAACGATGTTTCTGAGGGGATCTCATTTGTCTGCAACAACATTGCTGATTATGGAGGTGATCCTAAGAG GATTTATCTAATGGGGCAATCAGCTGGTGCACATATATCTTCTTGTGCTGTTTTGGAACAAACAATCAAAGAATCTAGGGGAGAGAGCACCTCATGGAGTGTTTCCCAGTTAAAAGCTTATTTTGGTTTATCTGGAGG gtacaatttatttaatttagtggATCACTTCCACAATCGCGGCCTCTATCGTTCCATCTTTTTAAG CATCATGGAAGGAGAAGAATCCTTTGAACAATTTTCGCCTGAAGTTAGAATAAAGGATCCGTGCATTAGAGATGCTGTTTCTTTCTTGCCTCCTATTATACTTTTTCATGGAACCTCGGATTACTCTATACCATCAGATGCCAG CAAAACTTTTGTGGATGCTCTTCGCGCGGTGGGTGCCAAAGCTGAGCTAATTTTATACGAAGGGAAAACTCATACAGATTTGTTTCTGCAA GATCCTCTTAGAGGCGGTAAGGATGATCTATTCGACCATATTGTTTCTGTGATACATGCTGATGATAAGGAAGCTCTTGCCAATGATGCTATGGCACCACCAAGAAAACGTCTTGTCCCTGAAATTTTGTTAAGAATGGCCGGCCATATCAGCCCCTTTTAG
- the LOC123198034 gene encoding isoprenylcysteine alpha-carbonyl methylesterase ICME-like isoform X4 encodes MLSRIWDGTSSGVGGSTNHQRRRRQAGKQPPSRQNSFTRDIGHAASETYLITSLSFTLLRYLGIGYRWMNRLFALACYAMLLLPGFLQVGYYYFFSSQVRRSIVYGDQPRNRLDLFLPTNNAEQVPVVVFVTGGAWIIGYKAWGSLLGRQLAERNIIVACIDYRNFPQGTISDMVNDVSEGISFVCNNIADYGGDPKRIYLMGQSAGAHISSCAVLEQTIKESRGESTSWSVSQLKAYFGLSGGYNLFNLVDHFHNRGLYRSIFLSIMEGEESFEQFSPEVRIKDPCIRDAVSFLPPIILFHGTSDYSIPSDASKTFVDALRAVGAKAELILYEGKTHTDLFLQDPLRGGKDDLFDHIVSVIHADDKEALANDAMAPPRKRLVPEILLRMAGHISPF; translated from the exons ATGCTTTCAAGAATTTGGGATGGTACGAGCAGTGGGGTTGGTGGTAGTACCAACCACCAGAGGCGCCGTCGACAGGCCGGAAAACAGCCGCCAAGTCGCCAGAATTCTTTCACCCGCGATATTGGCCACGCTGCTTCTGAGACTTATCTTATCACTAGCCTTAGCTTCACTCTTCTCCGATATCTCGG GATAGGTTACCGGTGGATGAATAGATTGTTTGCCCTTGCTTGTTATGCTATGCTACTTTTGCCCGGTTTTCTCCAAG TGggatattattatttcttttcaagTCAAGTCCGGCGGAGTATTGTTTATGGAGATCAACCAAGAAATAg ATTGGACCTATTTTTACCAACAAATAACGCTGAACAAGTACCAGTTGTGGTGTTTGTAACTGGAGGAGCATGGATCATTGG CTACAAAGCTTGGGGTTCGCTACTGGGAAGGCAGTTGGCTGAAAGAAATATCATAGTTGCATGCATTGATTACAG AAATTTTCCCCAGGGAACTATTAGTGACATGGTGAACGATGTTTCTGAGGGGATCTCATTTGTCTGCAACAACATTGCTGATTATGGAGGTGATCCTAAGAG GATTTATCTAATGGGGCAATCAGCTGGTGCACATATATCTTCTTGTGCTGTTTTGGAACAAACAATCAAAGAATCTAGGGGAGAGAGCACCTCATGGAGTGTTTCCCAGTTAAAAGCTTATTTTGGTTTATCTGGAGG gtacaatttatttaatttagtggATCACTTCCACAATCGCGGCCTCTATCGTTCCATCTTTTTAAG CATCATGGAAGGAGAAGAATCCTTTGAACAATTTTCGCCTGAAGTTAGAATAAAGGATCCGTGCATTAGAGATGCTGTTTCTTTCTTGCCTCCTATTATACTTTTTCATGGAACCTCGGATTACTCTATACCATCAGATGCCAG CAAAACTTTTGTGGATGCTCTTCGCGCGGTGGGTGCCAAAGCTGAGCTAATTTTATACGAAGGGAAAACTCATACAGATTTGTTTCTGCAA GATCCTCTTAGAGGCGGTAAGGATGATCTATTCGACCATATTGTTTCTGTGATACATGCTGATGATAAGGAAGCTCTTGCCAATGATGCTATGGCACCACCAAGAAAACGTCTTGTCCCTGAAATTTTGTTAAGAATGGCCGGCCATATCAGCCCCTTTTAG
- the LOC123198034 gene encoding probable isoprenylcysteine alpha-carbonyl methylesterase ICMEL2 isoform X5, producing the protein MNPIERWVPYLCLAARLSTGVKPCFQEFGMVRAVGLVVVPTTRGAVDRPENSRQVARILSPAILATLLLRLILSLALASLFSDISGYRWMNRLFALACYAMLLLPGFLQVGYYYFFSSQVRRSIVYGDQPRNSYKAWGSLLGRQLAERNIIVACIDYRNFPQGTISDMVNDVSEGISFVCNNIADYGGDPKRIYLMGQSAGAHISSCAVLEQTIKESRGESTSWSVSQLKAYFGLSGGYNLFNLVDHFHNRGLYRSIFLSIMEGEESFEQFSPEVRIKDPCIRDAVSFLPPIILFHGTSDYSIPSDASKTFVDALRAVGAKAELILYEGKTHTDLFLQDPLRGGKDDLFDHIVSVIHADDKEALANDAMAPPRKRLVPEILLRMAGHISPF; encoded by the exons ATGAACCCAATCGAACGGTGGGTCCCCTATCTCTGTTTAGCCGCACGTTTGTCAACTGG AGTAAAACCATGCTTTCAAGAATTTGGGATGGTACGAGCAGTGGGGTTGGTGGTAGTACCAACCACCAGAGGCGCCGTCGACAGGCCGGAAAACAGCCGCCAAGTCGCCAGAATTCTTTCACCCGCGATATTGGCCACGCTGCTTCTGAGACTTATCTTATCACTAGCCTTAGCTTCACTCTTCTCCGATATCTCGG GTTACCGGTGGATGAATAGATTGTTTGCCCTTGCTTGTTATGCTATGCTACTTTTGCCCGGTTTTCTCCAAG TGggatattattatttcttttcaagTCAAGTCCGGCGGAGTATTGTTTATGGAGATCAACCAAGAAATAg CTACAAAGCTTGGGGTTCGCTACTGGGAAGGCAGTTGGCTGAAAGAAATATCATAGTTGCATGCATTGATTACAG AAATTTTCCCCAGGGAACTATTAGTGACATGGTGAACGATGTTTCTGAGGGGATCTCATTTGTCTGCAACAACATTGCTGATTATGGAGGTGATCCTAAGAG GATTTATCTAATGGGGCAATCAGCTGGTGCACATATATCTTCTTGTGCTGTTTTGGAACAAACAATCAAAGAATCTAGGGGAGAGAGCACCTCATGGAGTGTTTCCCAGTTAAAAGCTTATTTTGGTTTATCTGGAGG gtacaatttatttaatttagtggATCACTTCCACAATCGCGGCCTCTATCGTTCCATCTTTTTAAG CATCATGGAAGGAGAAGAATCCTTTGAACAATTTTCGCCTGAAGTTAGAATAAAGGATCCGTGCATTAGAGATGCTGTTTCTTTCTTGCCTCCTATTATACTTTTTCATGGAACCTCGGATTACTCTATACCATCAGATGCCAG CAAAACTTTTGTGGATGCTCTTCGCGCGGTGGGTGCCAAAGCTGAGCTAATTTTATACGAAGGGAAAACTCATACAGATTTGTTTCTGCAA GATCCTCTTAGAGGCGGTAAGGATGATCTATTCGACCATATTGTTTCTGTGATACATGCTGATGATAAGGAAGCTCTTGCCAATGATGCTATGGCACCACCAAGAAAACGTCTTGTCCCTGAAATTTTGTTAAGAATGGCCGGCCATATCAGCCCCTTTTAG